TGCAATCAATTCCAATTGCCTCCAGGCTCTCCAAGTAGAGCTCCTGCGGATTGCCGGGATCGGGCTTCAAGATGACCTGGTATTGGGTGTGCATTTGCATGCGGTTAGGGTTTTCAGCGAAGCGGCCATCGTCTGGCCGATAGGACGGTTCGACGTAAGCGACGTTCCACGGCTCCGGTCCTAGGACGCGCAACACCGTCGCAGGGTTCATCGTCCCCGCGCCGACTTTTTCACTATATGGCTGCCAAATTACGCAACCATGGGCGGCCCAGAACCGCTCTAGGCGCATGATGATTTCTTGAAACGAAGGCGATCGAGAACTCATGCGAACTGTGACCCCTATCTTACCAACGAAAGCTCAGAGGAGAAGGCAGGCGATAGTTCACCAGATGGCGGTTGAGGGAGGCTCTGGATTACGCAGGATCCAGAGGGTTAAAAGACGCGCATCAGAGCCCCTGCTCAGCGCCTTTTTGCCTCTGTCCCTTCAGCATCTGTGTCAACTCCTCTACCTGGCGAGCATGGTAGCGGGCCAGTTCGGCATTGGCTTGATCCAGATCAGGGTAACGCTCATCTGCCTTGGCCTGTCCGGCTCGTAATGCCGCTTCGACATCCACCCCGCACTGGTAGGCTAGCTTAAACAGAAACACAAACACATCCGAGAGTTCCTCAGCCAAGTCGGCCCGTAGCTTATCTGAGCTCTCAGCACCCTTGTACCCCTCCCATTGCAACACCAGACGGGCAACCTCGCCTATCTCCTCTAAGGCGTGGATTAGCGTGTGACTGGGCTTCACCCGATCCCAGCCTCGCGCCCGATCCCATTCTTCCAACCATTTCTGATATTCAGCGATGTGCATCAGGCCACCCACCCCATTTGCCGTCGCAGCGTCCACAGGAAATCCACCGATTTTAAGTTGCGCTCTAATACATATACGATATAGCGGTAGAGCAGCCGTTCCATCTCGGCGCGTAACCCAGGGCTCAACCTTAGGCGACGCGCCATATCGTACTCATGAGTCTGCAAAAAGCGCAGCACCTTCAAAGTATTCAAAGGGAGTGGCTCCACCTGTGCCACTCCTTCGCCACAACGCGGGCAGAGCGCGCCGCCGTCTTCAAAGCTGAAGTAGTTGTTTATCACTGGCTCCAGGCTCGTCTGACAGCGCGCGCAGAAAAAAAGCTGAGGCTGATAACCGGCCCACGAAAGCAGATGCAGCTCAAAAAAGCGCACCGCCAGGTAGGGATCGTCTCCCTCGCTCAAACGAGAGAGGGTCACCCGTAAGAGGTCAAAGAGGGACTTGCTCTCATCAGCCTCCCCTGTCAGCCGGTCTACCAGCTCGGCCACGTAGTGGGCATAAGTGGTCCGCAGCAGGTCCTGGCGCAGTGGGAGATACGACTCGATGGTGTCCGCCTGAGCGACGATATCCCAGATGCGCCCTTTAGCGACCAGAAAGGTGCTATGCGTGAACAGCTCAACGTGTCCAGCTTTGCGGCTCAGCGTCTTGCGCACCCCCTTGGCCAACAGATGCAGCTTCCCACGCTCAGCCGTCAGCACCGTTAGCAGACGATCGGCCTCACCAACATCCGTACGGCGCAAGACGATCGCTTCCACGCGATATAGCCGCTGCCTGCGCTCGTTCATATAAGTTCACTGAGCGCGCACTGTGTTATACCGGTATGGCCGCGCCCAATTCTTGGCCATTTTGGCCTGAAATAACGCTTCAGCGTCCACATTCATCGCCGATAGCATATGAAAGATACGGATAATAGCATCAATCAGCTCCTCCCCCACCGTTTCCAGCGGTTCACCCTTCTTGTAAGCATCAGTGGCCTCGCTGATCTCTGAATGAATCAATGCCAACATCTGCCAGAACTGAGCGGGATCGGAGGAGAATCCTTTGGCATCGCATAGCGCGCGCACCTGTCGCACATAGGCATTCAATCCCTGATCATCGCTCACATCCCCCTCCATCTAGCCAGGGTGCGCGGATTATACCACCGGCTCACAGCCTCAGCAAACAGATGGCCAGGATCCCCAGGCGATCAGGCTTGCCCACTGATAAGATCATCCGCCGTGAACCGATCTGGCAGTAGGTCATCCACCGTTGTCACCCGCACATTCCCGGACGTATCCGCGATGATGACCTTCATGGTTGGGGCGAATTCGACCATCACTTGTCGGCAAATTCCGCACGGGCTACCACCGTTATCCGTCACAATGGCGATCGCCTCAAAGTCTCGTTCGCCCTCAGAGACGGCCTTCCACAGTGCTACGCGCTCGGCGCAGACCGTCGCCCCATAGGAGGCATTTTCGATGTTGCAGCCAGTGAACACCTGGCCGGCGCGCGTTAACACGGCTGCGCCGACTGCGTAACGGGAGTACGGGGAATAGGAGTGAGCTCGTGCGGCCTGTGCCGCGGCGATCAACGCCGCCTCGGGGATATGGCTCATCGGAGTGCGAAGATCGAGAGGAAAGCCGATACAATCAAGCTGGCGCCGTTTATGTCGGGAGGGCGCGTCTCTCGCCGTGCGCGAACCCGCTCAATGCGCTGGCCATCCACCGATAAGACCTCCAGGGTCACACCGCCGAAAGAGATAGTATCTCCGGGAGCGGGCACTCGACCTAATTGGCTATAGATAAACCCGCCTAGAGTGTCGCCCCCCTCGCTGGGAAACGCCACATATAGGCGCTTACTCACCTCATCTAAGCTCACCCGCGCGCTGAAGATAAACTCTGACCCGTTGATCTCTTCAATCTCAGGCTCTTCTGTATCGAACTCGTCTTGAATTTCGCCTACGATCTCCTCGAGCAGGTCCTCGATGGTCACCAATCCCGCCGTGCCGCCGTACTCGTCCACCACGATGGCCATGTGCACCTTGCGCTGCTGAAGCTCTCGAAGCAGCTCGTCCACATTCTTGGTCTCAGGGACCAGGTAGGCCGGACGCGCGATCTTGCCGATCTCAGCCTCTGTCTTGCCTTCGATAAGGTACCGGAGCAGATCTTTCGCATACAACACACCCACAATGTGGTCGATGCTGTCCCGATAGACTGGAACCCGCGAATGACCGGCCTCGAGCATTACCTTGGCGGCCTCCTCCAGCGAGGTTTCCACATCCACCGCGACGATGTCTACACGCGGGACCATGACCTCGCGCACCCGCGTTGTGCTGAATTCGACGATGCTGGCGATCATCTCCTTTTCTTCCTCCTCGATAATCCCCTGCTCCTCACCGGCTTTGAGCAAAAAGTGCAGGTCATCTTCGGGGGAACGCCCTCTCTCGGCAAGCGCACTAGTG
This genomic interval from Anaerolineae bacterium contains the following:
- the recO gene encoding DNA repair protein RecO encodes the protein MNERRQRLYRVEAIVLRRTDVGEADRLLTVLTAERGKLHLLAKGVRKTLSRKAGHVELFTHSTFLVAKGRIWDIVAQADTIESYLPLRQDLLRTTYAHYVAELVDRLTGEADESKSLFDLLRVTLSRLSEGDDPYLAVRFFELHLLSWAGYQPQLFFCARCQTSLEPVINNYFSFEDGGALCPRCGEGVAQVEPLPLNTLKVLRFLQTHEYDMARRLRLSPGLRAEMERLLYRYIVYVLERNLKSVDFLWTLRRQMGWVA
- the cdd gene encoding cytidine deaminase gives rise to the protein MSHIPEAALIAAAQAARAHSYSPYSRYAVGAAVLTRAGQVFTGCNIENASYGATVCAERVALWKAVSEGERDFEAIAIVTDNGGSPCGICRQVMVEFAPTMKVIIADTSGNVRVTTVDDLLPDRFTADDLISGQA
- a CDS encoding hemolysin family protein, giving the protein MNSSIWIAMATGVMVAALIPWAKAALNALERSRVKLSVDESLRSQAVAQISDDLALLSNSLVILEKIAYMAVASATALLVWSRWPDVSLVTVALIGTAGGVLVIQAIMHRVSVRIPSQIALKFLGLARIMALVLAPIVALLAWLAHKRSTSALAERGRSPEDDLHFLLKAGEEQGIIEEEEKEMIASIVEFSTTRVREVMVPRVDIVAVDVETSLEEAAKVMLEAGHSRVPVYRDSIDHIVGVLYAKDLLRYLIEGKTEAEIGKIARPAYLVPETKNVDELLRELQQRKVHMAIVVDEYGGTAGLVTIEDLLEEIVGEIQDEFDTEEPEIEEINGSEFIFSARVSLDEVSKRLYVAFPSEGGDTLGGFIYSQLGRVPAPGDTISFGGVTLEVLSVDGQRIERVRARRETRPPDINGASLIVSAFLSIFALR